One Equus caballus isolate H_3958 breed thoroughbred chromosome 14, TB-T2T, whole genome shotgun sequence DNA segment encodes these proteins:
- the FAM53C gene encoding protein FAM53C: MITLITEQLQKQTLDELKCTRFSISLPLPDHADISNCGNPFQLVSEGASWRGLPHCSCAEFQDSLNLSYHPSGLSLHLRPPSRGSSPKEQPLSQVLSPEPPDPEKLPVPPAPPSKRHCRSLSVPVDLSRWQPVWRPAPSKLWTPIKHRGSGGGGGPQVPHQSPPKRVSSLRFLQAPSASSQCGQAHRPYSPPFFSLALAQDSSRPCAASPQSGSWESDAESLSPCPPQRRFSLSPSLGPQASRFLPSARSSPASSPELPWRPRGLRNLPRSRSQPCDLDARKAGVKRRHEEDSRRLRPSLDFDKMNQKPYSGGLCLQETAREGSSVSPPWFMACSPPPLSASCSPIGGSSQVLSESEEEEEGAVRWGRQALSKRTLCQQDFGDLDLNLIEEN; encoded by the exons ATGATAACCCTGATCACTGAGCAGCTACAGAAGCAGACTCTGGATGAGCTGAAATGCACACGCTTCAGCATCAGTCTG CCTTTGCCTGATCATGCAGACATCTCCAATTGTGGGAACCCTTTCCAGCTTGTGTCTG AAGGTGCTTCCTGGAGGGGCCTACCCCACTGTTCCTGTGCTGAGTTCCAGGACAGCCTCAACCTCAGCTACCACCCCTCAGGCTTAAGCCTGCACCTCAGACCACCCAGCCGGGGAAGTTCCCCAAAGGAGCAGCCCCTCTCCCAAGTCCTAAGCCCTGAGCCCCCAGACCCAGAGAAGCTTCctgtgccccctgcccctccatcCAAGAGGCACTGCCGCTCACTCTCAGTGCCCGTGGACCTGTCTCGCTGGCAGCCAGTGTGGCGGCCCGCCCCCTCCAAGCTGTGGACTCCCATCAAGCACCGGGGCAGTGGTGGAGGGGGTGGGCCGCAGGTGCCTCACCAGAGCCCCCCAAAGCGGGTCTCCAGCCTCAGGTTCCTCCAAGCTCCCAGTGCCTCTTCTCAGTGTGGCCAAGCTCACAGACCCTACAGTCCTCCTTTCTTCAGCCTGGCCCTGGCGCAAGATTCTTCTCGACCCTGTGCCGCCTCCCCCCAAAGTGGCTCCTGGGAGAGTGATGCTGAGTCCCTGTCACCTTGCCCACCCCAGCGCCGCTTCTCCCTGTCACCCAGCCTGGGCCCGCAGGCAAGCCGCTTCTTGCCCTCGGCCCGGAGTTCCCCCGCCTCCTCCCCAGAGCTCCCCTGGCGACCTCGAGGCCTCCGCAATCTTCCCCGAAGCCGCTCACAGCCTTGTGATCTGGATGCCCGCAAAGCTGGGGTCAAGCGGCGCCATGAGGAGGACTCCCGGCGGCTTCGGCCTTCCTTGGACTTTGACAAGATGAATCAG AAACCATACTCAGGAGGTCTCTGTCTCCAAGAAACAGCCCGGGAAGGCAGCAGCGTCTCTCCACCATGGTTCATGGCCTGTAGCCCCCCACCCCTCTCTGCTTCCTGCAGCCCCATTGGGGGTTCCTCCCAGGTGCTGAGTGAAAgcgaagaggaggaggagggggccgtGCGGTGGGGGCGGCAGGCGCTGAGCAAGCGGACACTATGCCAGCAGGACTTTGGGGACCTGGACTTGAATCTGATTGAGGAGAACTAA
- the SLBP2 gene encoding stem loop binding protein 2, giving the protein MVSVGVSTESCHARWEVETDETVLQRRQKQIDYGKRTPGYQCFLQQVPKAQRQPGLHPQTPNKNRRYSRRSWDAQIRQWRRALHSWDPPSQPLQGRGAEGQGMESLLKPMDSTPLDDLLDDWLQTLEHSENLDGGQEGTQAFADLVAPASSLPWLYEEDPHHCLYFLVYHSYLSVPDLSGEQNI; this is encoded by the exons ATGGTGAGTGTGGGAGTCAGCACAGAGTCCTGCCATGCCAG GTGGGAAGTAGAGACAGATGAAACTGTCCTACAACGGCGGCAAAAGCAGATAGATTATGGCAAACGCACGCCTGGTTACCAGTGCTTTCTGCAGCAGGTCCCCAA AGCACAGCGACAGCCAGGACTTCACCCTCAAACGCCAAACAAGAACAGGAGATACAGCCGTCGCTCCTGGGATGCCCAGATCAGGCAGTGGAGAAGAGCTCTACATTCCTGGGACCCCCCCAGCcagcctctgcagggcaggggggCTGAGGG GCAGGGAATGGAGAGTCTCTTAAAGCCAATGGATTCCACCCCTTTGGATGACCTACTGGATGACTGGCTTCAGACCCTGGAACACTCGGAGAATCTTGACGGAGGCCAGGAGGGAACCCAGGCA TTTGCAGACCTGGtggctcctgcttcctcccttccctggctCTATGAGGAAGATCCCCACCACTGCCTCTACTTTCTAGTTTATCATAGTTACTTATCTGTCCCAGACTTGAGTGGGGAACAAAATATTTAG